The Halichoerus grypus chromosome 3, mHalGry1.hap1.1, whole genome shotgun sequence genome segment TCCGTGTTTTCTCGGGTAATTTGTGGTTTTCTATCTGAATTAATTGCCAGGAAGGCGATCACCAAGGTAGCATTAATTTCTGTCCTTGAGAACTAGTTGATTGTGGAAGGAGGCTCGGGGGGGAGCCGTAGCTCTAAGAGCAGCCGCGCTCCCTGAGCTGTCCGGCTGCATCCCCACGCCGCTCGCAGCCCCTCTGGCTCAGCCCCAGGAGCGGGGCTGTAGGAAGGCGGGGACTTCACGCCCGGGGACCAGCACGACTGAGACGAGACAGGCCTCGCAACAGCATGCTCAGTTGCTAGGTTATGAgcttttttaaatcacagaagtAAAATACGATGGACCGGTTACTGCACTCCACAGACTAGCGGCTCCTTCCACGCTTCTCCAGGCCTAGACCCGAGTGTGCCTACACAGGATTTCTGGTTTGTCCTGACAGAAGAGGCTTCGTGTTCTGTTCCTCTCAGTGGCCCCTCTTACCGCACAGTATACCTGTAGTGTGTCCCAGAGGTGAGAGTTCGACATTCTTCTTCACAGCCGCAGAATATTCCAGACTGTGGAAGTGACAGTGTATTCACTGTCCCCAGCTTGCTGCTGTCATAAACACCCCTGTACACACATTCCGTGTACCGCTAGCTCGCCTGTTCTTTGAGGCAGTTTCCTTTAATCTGGGAAGAAAATTGACTGTAGTTTATTTTCAGATTGAAATATGGCGCAATTAAGAAGAGCTCTTAGAAGAAGTCTGAGTTTTAAGCTTGAGGAGAAATCTGGTCCTGGTGAAGAAGTCTGAGTTTAAGACCATTCTGTCCTTCATTAAtaactttgtgaccttgggcttaTCCCTTAACCTTTTTCATGTGGGGATCAGATTGGATGAGGTCTTGAGTCACTTCCAGTATTAGGTTTAGAGCTCTTTGTTTCCCTCTGTGTATCCCCCTGCTTTTATCTCCAGTGCCGACTCCTTATGTGTAACTCTTAACTGTCCTTCAGAGCCCCTCTGTACAAAGCCATTCATGGGCTTCCACTTTTCCAAAGCTAGAAACATTCTACTCTGAGCCTCCTAAAGCATGATTCCTCTTTTATCACTTTTAAACCCAAAATTATAATACTTTGTCTGTAGATACCTTTTTTGACAGTAAGTACCCTAAGGGCAGGATCTCTGCCCAGTCCATCCTTGTCATCAACGTCAGCACTGGACCTCACCTCTGACAGTAGCTACTCCAATATGTGATGGGTCTAGACGACCATATCTCAGAAGGAGGTGTTTGGAATGGAAAGAAGAGGTTAGTTCCAGGGCCTTGGTACATTGACCTGCTAGTTTAGACACATTACAGGAGCTTTTATGTGAGTTAGCAGCCTTTGTACATAATATACTCTTTGCCTTTATTAGATCTAAGATAAACTCTTTCTCCCTCACAGGTCAGtagcaaataattttaaattatctcaAATTTCTAAACTGATATATCTGACTCTTAAGCAAAAGCCCAGTCTTAATTCATAGTGTCGGGGACTTGTTTTAGACCATCTCCTCGGCTGCTCTGCACAGCCACGAAACAGAAGAACAGCGGCCGGAACCTGGAAGAGGACGTGGGTCAGAACGAACAGAAGACAGATACCCCCTCTCCAGAGAAGATACTCATGGACGAGAAGGTCAAGCTAGAGGAGCAGCTGAAGGAGACCGTGGTAAGGTCACGCAGGCTCTCGTGGGGAAGTGTGATCTGCTGAACTCAGGTGAGGTTCTTCAGAGGACCTCTGGCCAGATGAGTTGGGTCATTTGTCCGAGAACTGCGGTCGGGTCCTGCAGCAAGTTCCTGCTGAAGAAGGGACTAGAACGCAAATCCTCTGTGGCTCTGGTTCTGTCATGAGAATCTTCTTCACACGCTGCATAGATGATATTGAATTAAGACTTGAGGTGGTCCTTACAAGTGAAGCACACTCACTGCAGTCCTTAAGCTGGGTCTTACGGGAAGCCAGGTGTTGGGACCAGAGATGTGGTTATGTGGAACTCTTCATAAGGAGGGAGGGGTGTAGTGAACCAGTTAGAAGGACAGGTTATTACTCCACGTGAAAAGGCACAGGTGGCACAAATCAGGTTCTTTAGGGATTTGAAAATATATCAAACGATCTATGCTGGCTCTTTTCTAACCACCTTATTTATATTAATCCTCATAACACCCTGTGAGTCAACGGTTAGAGCCCTggttacagacgaggaaactgaggcacagcccAGGTTTGAGCCTCACGAGCCATGTTCTAAACCACTGCACTAGAATCACCTGTAACTGGAGGACAGAGGCCCCGGAGCTAGAAGTGCTCAGGAGATGAGTGGCGTAACAGGAAAATTGGTGGGAAATGGAGAGGGCGCCAGCAATCGGTGATTGTTACCCAGTCAAGTGTTGGGACGGGGCCACCGGGCAGCAGTCAAAACACCAGAGGTTCACGGATGGGGTTTTCTCTCCTCAGTGGGCTGGCGGTTCTCCTAAACCTCTCCTGGAACTGTGGGCTCTGGGTGCGTCCGCCCCAACCAGCGTTCTAGGACTCCCTGAAGTTGGAAATTTTGTGGGAGTGAGTGGTCCGTCCTTGAGGGGCGATGAGACCATCAGAACCATGAGAGTTTTTCCTCATCCTTGTCCAGCTGCTCACTGGGGGCTACACAGATACGTGACCCCTTGATCTCTTAATCGTTGGAAATAGTGACACGGATGTAACTTCTTTCCACCCATTAAGCTCTGCTGCCTGTGCTCTGAAATGTCAGACGTAACACATGTTACTTGGACTTGGAATTTGTTCATATCAGATTTGCTTTCTTACGAATTTGTTCCTTGCTTTACTCATGTATGTTTCCTCTTTAccgcccccctttttttgttaGGAAAAATATAAGCGAGCTTTGGCAGACACCGAGAACTTGAGGCAGAGGAGCCAGAAATTGGTGGAGGAGGCAAAATTATATGGTAACGGTAGACACTATCTGATACTGATCCTAGAAAAATAAagggcggggagggtggggggggtggcagtGTGAGTGTGGAACAGCAGGGTCAGCCAgggtgaggaggtggggaggccGCTGGGTGCGTTCCCTCCAGTGGAGAGGAGTCTGCAAGGAGAAGTCGCAGCTGGGACCCGCATTTAGAACTGCAAGTGTGACTCCTTTGGTGAGGAGTGTGTGTGTTGCTCTTCCCCAGGCGGACCTCGGTTAACCTGAGGCCGTCTGAGCCCGCAGATAGTCCCCGCAGGTCAGCCTCCCGGATGGGCATTTCCGTAGCTAGCTCAGCATTCACACACATGAAAATCTAAGATGCTGTCTGCACTGTCAGCATTTGGATATCTTTGTCGCTGTCCTTCCCATTTTACATTTGAGATCATTGAGGCTTAAATGGCTGGCACTCCTCACGAAGCTGGGAAGTTGCGGTGGCCATGCGGAGGCCAGTGCCCCCCCGACGCCACGCCCATGCTGGTGTCCGCTGAACGTCAGGTACAGTTCGAGTACTCGCAGAACCTTCTGTACAGACCCGCGGGCGCCATTCCCCCGCGTTCTGGAAGAGCCTCTTAAGGCTCACGGTGAGACCATAGCTACTTCGCCTGAGGACAGATGGCAGGTGCACGGCCAAGTAGAAACCGAGATCCAATCTTGTGCCCCCACAGGCAGCAGATTCTGCTTGAAATCTGCTTATTCCTGGCCTCCAGGGATTGGGGTTAGGCTTCCCCTCCTCTCGCCAGGTTGCCCAGGCGACTTGCCCACGCACAGGTTCTTGTGGCTCAGATGTTTCTTCTGAGTTCCAGTCCCGTGTGTCCTGTCGTTTCCCCAGCGTCGGCATCTGATGCCTCACGGGTATTTCgaatttcattttccctttatctGTGCTGTTCTTCCTCACTTTAGTAAATGATACTGTGATCTTTCCTGGTGCTTATTTAGGGCAGGAATCTGAAGTTCTCTTTTCCCATCCCCATGTTCCCCTGGCCCTTGAGCGCTGAGCAGCTGGCCTCCCGTCCATCCACTCTGCCCTGATCCCAGCCCCGGCGCTTGCGCCGCCATGCCCCAGGCAAAGCGATTTTAAAATACAGCCATTCCTCACTTTACCGTGTTCCGCGGATGATGCGGTTTTTAGATTGAAGGTTCGTGGCAACCCTGCGTTGAGCAAGCATTTTTCCACCAGCATCTGCTCACTTCGTGTCTCTCTTACATTTCAGTGATTCTCACAATAGTTTCAACGCTTcgttattattgtatttgttatggtcTATGATCACACCTCACTGAAAGCTCAAacgatggttagcattttttagcaaaatgtattttttaaggtttgtatgtgtttttttatACATAATACTATTGCACACTTCATAGACTACAgcgtaaacataatttttatatgcactgagaCACCAGAAAGCGCATTTGACTCCCTTTACTGAGCTCTTTGCCTTGCTGGGGTGTCTGCAGCTAGAATTGCAGTATCTCTGCCCTGTGCCTGGACAGTGTGACCACGCCATCCACCCATTCGGCTGCCCCGTCTGGAACCTTCAGCTTCTCTGGGTCTGCCTCTTCCCTGTGCACTGGGCGCCCTTCAGTCCTCGAATGTTTGGATAACTCTTCAGGCCTTGGTTCACAGACCTCTCCAGACTCTCCAGTCTAAATGAAGTCCCTTAGTATAAGCTTTGCTCAGCACCGAGAAACGCTCCTTCGTGGAGGTGGGATTTGTGATTGTGTTTGTCACTGGTGTGCTTATCTGACGCTTGTCTCGGACCATACACTCCATGAGGACAGACCATCCCCCAAGAATTGGCACAAGCTTAATCCATGGTAGACGCCCATGTTCTTATCAGATAGGTAgaaagttttttatttcattttccaggaGGAGGGGAAAGTATTGCGACAAGAAGTCACCCACAGGCGCTGCCTCCCGCAGAGTCGAGCGGGGCTGGTGCCCTTGGGTCCGGTCAGGGCCTGGGTGGAAGCAGATGCCCACCGGGGCGCTGCGGTCACCCCTGACTTCCAGTCAGCATCTGAAGCATTTCCTTGAAACCACAAACAATCTGATGTAATACACTGCCTTGAATTTGGAGGGacttttcttctgatttcttttgttCGATTAGGGTTAAGGCTTGGGTGTGTCTTGGGAACTCTGACCCCACGGTGCTGGCAGGgcagccgccccctccccacagaACGGCCGCGGGGGCGGGGTTCCTTAGCGGGGGGCAGGACTGATGGGGAGATGCTTCTGCACGTTGGGAACTGTTTGTCTTCATGCCTAATTAGCTCTCATCTAAACCCAGaagtttttttgggttttggtgttttttgtgtgtgtgtttttgtttttgttttgtttttgttttttaacacaccATTGAAATTTGAGGACAAGTGAATAGTTTGAAAGGTTATCGTTCAGGAGTTTGTGTGAGAGGTCGGCGGGGTTACAGCTCTCGGGTGCCCCGCTGGCGGTGGGACTGCAGATGACGGTGTCCTTCACTTCGTCTAGGCATCCAGGGCTTCTGTAAGGACTTGCTGGAGGTCGCGGACATCTTGGAGAAGGCGACGCAGAGTGTCCCAAAGGAGGAGGTTAAAGACGACAATCCTCATCTGAAGAACCTCTACGAGGGGCTTGTAATGACTGAGGTCCAGATCCAGAAGGTGTTCACGAAGCACGGCTTGCTGCGGCTGAACCCCGTGGGGGCCAGGTTCGACCCCTACGAGCATGAGGCCCTGTTCCACGCGCCGGTGGAGGGGCAGGAGCCCGGCACGGTGGCGCTGGTCAGCAAAGTGGGGTACAAGCTGCACGGGCGCACCCTGAGGCCCGCCCTGGTGGGGGTGGTGAAGGAGGCTTAGCGGCCTCGCGAGGGCTTCTGTGGGCTCTTTGTAGTCACTTGCTGTAACTCTTGAGAGGCTGGTTCATCTTCTCTATGAGTATTTCTGACCCTTCCCCAGTCCTTGTTGGAAAGCTTTAGTAACCAGTGCCTAAACAGAAAATTACGCCGGTTGCGCAGATGCGTGAATGAACTTGAATTGGGGAGTCTGTTCGTTGATTTTTAATATACCTTTAATCGCTCCACACGCTTAGAGAACAGGCCAGCGGGACACGACTGGACCCTAGAGGGTCATGAATCACGCTCTAGCTGCTCAAAGCCTGGCGACGTCCAAGTACCATAAATGAGTCAGATGGCTTCGGGAACCCCACTGTTGGGCTGGCTGGCCACCCAGCCTCGCCGGGCCCTCCGGCACACTGTGGCACACGGGGTCCTGGGTGCTCAGCCCGTACCTTCATCCAGTGAAGGGAAGGCGAGAGCCGGCTGCTCAGAGAAGTTTCCCCATGCCCTCGCTGAAGAACATACATGAGTTCATTTATAATTGTCACCGTCTAGCTTCGAAAATGCCCAACTTCCGGCTTCCTTCTGGAGATTGGAAGTGAGCACACACACCTGAACAGATCTCACCACCTTACTTTGCCAGTTACTGAATTTGACAAAATCAGTCACTTTTGCCCCGTTGTTCATCTGTTTGTAGAAATGTTCAGATCTCTCTCAGCTAGTTACTGATGACCTGAATGTATCCCCAGTGAGATGGACTTGCTCAAAATCCAAGAATTGCATGCTtggtacattttaaatgttaatgttgaatttttaaattttatttaagaggaTTAAAGCCctaatatgtttattttcctactttttggAAACTATTTCATGTACTTCGGTGGAGGAGATCCACCTACACTAAGCATGACTTAGCTTTGCCGCTCTCGGCTCAAATTCTGAAGCCGTGGGCTTGACACTTAGACACGCCACACACGTTAGCTTCCCTGTgggaagggagagcaggaggaaCCGGGCCTCTACTGGGGGCAGACGGCCCCGGGGAGGGGACCAGGGAGGGCCTGCACACACCAGGAGCCCGGCAGGTCACCCACGGTCCGCGCCGCACCACACCGCAGCCCCCTCCGTCCTCGTTCATGCTGGGGGTCGAGCGAGGGAGCGGCTACAAACCAGAGAAAACCCAGCCTTCCGCCGTCCGCTGCAGAGAGGGGTTTCTAGGATTGAAGGTCGACACTGTTAAATTCGTTTATGGCATAGAAAAGGTGGGGCAGTTTACTTTGCTTGTAATTTTGAAAGATGTAGGTAGTGTTCCcgtaattaaaaatttaatttatactgtttcaaagtattttcctcttttccacgAAGCAGTCTTAAGTTGCTTGGTCAGAAACTTGCCCAGAACCTCAGGCAGCGCAGCGCACGGAGAAAACCCACAGGCGTCCGAGCTCTGCGAGGATCTCGCCTCACCTTCTGGAACTCCTCTAAACCCAAAGCTGCGTGCGTAATTTTCAAACAAACTTCTCCCCGTGTGTGCAGCCCCTCCCTCGGCAGCTGGGGCACGACCGCTGAGGGGCTGCACCGTGGTTTCCCGTCACCCTGCGTCGCCACTGAGAGGGAAACGCCCCTCCGCGCTGGAGGTGAGGTCTGCCGACTGCACCCCCGTCCTCCCGTGCGGAGCCGTCTGCCCACGAGGGGCCTTCGTGGCCGGGATCGGAGTAAGGTGCGTGCCCCCCCGGGCGGTCTGCCGCTGGCGGGGACGGAGGCCTGGTGCAAACGGGCTTCTGCGTCACAGCCAGTTTAACTCCTACTTGCGAGGAGGAACGGGTTTGACGCCAGGCGCGAGCTCAGACGGGTCTCGCGCACGCTGTCCCCTGACCGGGCGCGCCCACGCAGCAGTGACACCGCTTTGCTCCCCACTTGCTGAattgtgtaaaaaaataaaaattgtagagTTTCGGTTTTTACACATCCTTGGCACGTGGGCCATCCAGAGAACATTATTTTGAATGGCTGAATTAACTAACTAACTTTTTGGACTCAAAGTCAGTTTACATTTGGCAAAACCCTGATTTCAGGGGATGAGGGGAACGAATTTTAAATACAGAAGCTTAAGGGCCCTGCGCTGGCGGCCGCGTAAGGGCCAACGGGCCGCACAGCCGGCGGGGACGGGGTAAGAGGCGCCCAGTGATGAAGGTGCCTCTTCCTCGGACAACCTGCCAGTGCTTTAACATCAGTTACACGTTCACGGTTCTAAAACAGCCAAGCCTAAATGGATTGTTCGTACCACTGAAGAAGATCCACATACTGAAAACCTGCTTAAGCACAGACTGTTCACTGGACGGCCCTCGGCAGGCCTGGGCCACACGCTGACCGGGATCTTTTGCTTCTCCAGCTTAAGTCTGGCAGCCATTTCATACAAAAATACCAAATTGAGAACCTCACCAAACCAGGAACCTGACACGGACTGAGTGAAGGCCAAAGGCGGGAGGAGCTGTAGCCTGCGCTCCGGAGGCCCGGACGGTGACACGGTTTCCGAGCGTCCAGGGAGCATCCAGGGCGGGGCAGGGCCTGAGGGTCTGCAGTTCTAGTCGGTTCCCAGGGCAGAGAAGCCGCTGGTCCAGGAAGCGCAGGGGAGAGGCGCCATCCCCGTCACTGCTCAGTCGCTGCAGTGAGCCTCCAGGGGGCACCACCCCTGCTCGCTGTGTCTTCCTAGGGCCTAGGAGTCCCGGGCGCGGCTCACAGGGACCACTACCTGCCAGCACGCGACGTACTTCACAACTAAAGCCACGTACAatatatttgaaaggttttatttaatgCTGAAAAATTTACCCTGGGGGACAGAAGAatgtaaaaagaaaggaaaaggcacCGTAATTAAGTCCTTGGAAATGATgagggtctttttttctttcgtcTTTCAAATAACTTCACTTTAATGTAACTTCAAGCCCCAGCATTCTGGGAGGTAAACAGTCTCTTGGTAGCTatggggggggcaggagaggcaggATGGGCTCCAGGAAGAATGGAGTGCTGCGGTCTGCAGTCACCCCGACTCTAAAGCAGGGCCTTAGACAGGAGAACCAACCCTGAGCAGCAGGAAGACAAATGACTGACTCAAGTTCCAGGAAGAAGGTACCGCGTCCATCCACGGAAGCGGGGCCCCTGC includes the following:
- the GRPEL1 gene encoding grpE protein homolog 1, mitochondrial, coding for MPGACAVPAAAAVAATVMAARCMRLARHSLPALALSLRPSPRLLCTATKQKNSGRNLEEDVGQNEQKTDTPSPEKILMDEKVKLEEQLKETVEKYKRALADTENLRQRSQKLVEEAKLYGIQGFCKDLLEVADILEKATQSVPKEEVKDDNPHLKNLYEGLVMTEVQIQKVFTKHGLLRLNPVGARFDPYEHEALFHAPVEGQEPGTVALVSKVGYKLHGRTLRPALVGVVKEA